The following proteins come from a genomic window of Nicotiana tomentosiformis chromosome 12, ASM39032v3, whole genome shotgun sequence:
- the LOC138903064 gene encoding uncharacterized protein, with the protein MKPSKVGEDPCQIINIIFGGNKINGATFSAAKKMKVSITHSKRLREDDITFMEEETDVLLLPHNDTLVISLNVLDFKIKRVLVDLGSLDNIIQWTVLKQAKLTGSIIPATKLLAGFNLASVTTWGEILLLTNAEGVMKTTLFEVVDSDMGYNIILGRPWLHKMKVVPSTYHQLLKFPTPEGIKQIRGDQPATREMNAISVSSSKGKEHVA; encoded by the coding sequence ATGAAACCCTCGAAAGTAGGAGAAGATCCCTGTCAAATAATCAACATAATCTTCGGAGGGAACAAGATTAATGGGGCCACCTTTTCAGCAGCAaagaagatgaaagtatcaataacgcatagcaaaaggcttcgggaagacgatatcacttttatGGAGGAGGAAACAGACGTATTGTTGCTACCACATAACGACACactagtaatttctttaaatgtgctagattttaagattaaacgtgttctagtggatctagGGAGTTTggataatatcatacaatggacgGTATTgaagcaagctaaactcaccggaagcattattccggccacaaagctcctcgctggattcaacctcgcaagtgtgacaacttggggagaaattttattactcacgaacgctgaaggagtaatgaaaacaactctttttGAAGTGGTAGAtagtgatatgggatacaacatcattctaggaaggccatggttgcacaagatgaaagttgtaccatcaacGTACCATCAATTATtgaagtttccaacgcccgagggaattaagcagataagaggtgaccaaccggcgacaagggagatgaatgcaatttcggtctccagtagcaaaggaaaggaacacgTGGCATAG
- the LOC104085007 gene encoding transcription factor MYB44-like, which produces MEAIKETGRIKGPWSPEEDELLQRLVEEHGPRNWSIISKSIPGRSGKSCRLRWCNQLSPQVEHRPFTAEEDETILKAHAKLGNKWATIARFLSGRTDNAIKNHWNSTLKRKCPSTSDDLSFETPQQPLKRSSSIGPGTISMNPGSPSGSDLSDSGFPGIAQSNVYRPAARPSGVLPPSVPDPPTFLSLSLPGSGFNEATGRVTPQVAEPDPAPSSAPGIMPQNLPVIENYSFGPSIMEKQLFSPEFLAVLQNMIHKEVKNYTEKGFEDKGVTMHTEAIRNAFVKRIGISKIE; this is translated from the exons ATGGAAGCGATTAAGGAAACGGGTCGGATCAAGGGTCCATGGAGTCCTGAAGAGGATGAGTTATTGCAGAGGCTAGTTGAAGAACATGGGCCAAGAAACTGGTCTATTATAAGTAAATCAATTCCGGGTCGATCCGGAAAATCTTGTAGGCTCCGTTGGTGTAACCAGCTTTCTCCTCAAGTGGAGCACCGCCCTTTTACTGCTGAAGAAGATGAAACTATTCTCAAAGCCCATGCTAAGCTCGGTAATAAATGGGCTACTATAGCCCGTTTTTTATCGGGTCGAACCGATAACGCCATAAAGAACCACTGGAACTCGACGCTTAAGCGAAAGTGTCCTTCCACGTCGGATGATTTGTCATTCGAAACTCCTCAGCAGCCGCTGAAGCGATCGTCCAGTATTGGGCCGGGTACAATATCAATGAATCCGGGTAGTCCATCTGGATCCGACTTGAGCGATTCGGGTTTTCCTGGGATTGCTCAATCGAATGTTTATCGACCTGCCGCCCGACCCAGTGGAGTTTTACCTCCTTCAGTACCCGACCCACCAACATTTCTGAGTCTTTCTTTACCCGGATCCGGATTCAATGAAGCTACGGGTCGGGTAACCCCACAAGTGGCTGAACCGGATCCCGCACCATCTTCAGCTCCGGGCATAATGCCCCAGAATCTTCCAGTAATTGAGAATTACAGTTTTGGTCCTTCAATTATGGAGAAACAGTTATTTAGCCCAGAATTTTTGGCAGTTTTGCaaaatatgatacataaggaagtTAAAAATTATACGGAAAAGG gatttgaggaTAAAGGGGTCACTATGCACACAGAAGCTATAAGGAATGCTTTTGTTAAGCGCATTGGCATTAGCAAGATTGAGTGA